One region of Drosophila suzukii unplaced genomic scaffold, CBGP_Dsuzu_IsoJpt1.0 scf_15, whole genome shotgun sequence genomic DNA includes:
- the LOC139354717 gene encoding uncharacterized protein — protein sequence MRVCVNTAQSTSLGRTLGGRCKSARHLFLRAVGEDILTAEELGTLLTSVEAVFNSRPLGAISSVSNDGEALSPRHLPIGGRLLAPPSATLSAKAAQPAWDDGAVSRLSGTGFGSDGPGNVFSLQARNKWHQEVPNVAVGALVVVAEDNLPPQQWMVGRVVAVHVGADSKVRVVDVRTKDGTYLRAIHRLVLLPVVC from the coding sequence ATGCGAGTTTGCGTTAATACCGCCCAGAGCACCTCTCTTGGGAGGACTTTGGGAGGCAGGTGTAAGTCTGCAAGACACCTGTTTCTTCGGGCGGTCGGCGAAGACATCCTCACCGCGGAGGAGCTCGGAACTCTCCTCACCAGCGTGGAGGCCGTCTTCAACTCCAGGCCCCTCGGAGCGATCAGCAGCGTTTCGAACGACGGCGAAGCCCTAAGCCCACGCCATCTTCCGATCGGCGGCCGCCTTCTGGCTCCACCATCAGCAACGCTCTCGGCCAAGGCAGCCCAACCTGCTTGGGACGATGGCGCAGTGTCTCGTCTCTCAGGCACAGGTTTTGGCAGCGATGGTCCCGGGAACGTCTTCAGCCTCCAGGCGAGGAACAAGTGGCACCAGGAGGTTCCAAACGTCGCCGTGGGAGCTCTCGTCGTCGTCGCCGAGGACAATCTTCCGCCGCAGCAGTGGATGGTCGGAAGAGTCGTGGCGGTACACGTCGGCGCTGATAGCAAAGTTCGAGTGGTGGACGTGAGGACCAAGGATGGCACGTACCTGCGAGCGATCCATAGGCTGGTGTTGCTGCCTGTGGTATGCTGA